The sequence CGGATCCCCACCACCAACCCGCGCCGCAACCTCAATATTCTTGATCAACCGCGCAAAATTCTTCCCACGACGAGCATCAATCACAGCCTTCTTATGCTTCGTGGTAGCCCACTTGGAATGGCCACTCATAACCCGCCCCACCTCACTGTTCCTGATCAAAAGTTCGCCCGGTGAGTCTACGCGCGCGGTCCGGCAGCAACTGCACACAACGTCGCAGCGCAGATCTCGGCCCGGCTTCGGTGGCACGACTAGGCGGTTCGGCTACTGATTCCGCTCAAAAGGATTCCAGCCTGTTCACGATGCCAACCGGGTGTAGCCAGCCGACGGCCGTGGCCATCGGGACGGAAGAGGCCGGGGCCGCGGACATCGTCATTCTGGAGCCGCCGCTCCGAGCCGGCGAGCCAACGCAATGCGGTTACCGCAGCGCGCCCGTGCGGGGCCGCTGTGCGGTGGCCATCTCCCGCCTGACCTGCCTAAGCGCTGGTATTGCTTTGGCGCACTGAGGAATACACTGCATCCGAAGCTGGTGGCCGCGATGTGAGGCGCAGTCTCAGCGGCGATCATGGGACGCGGGGTGCGATGACGCGCAGACCGTCGGCGATCGGGACGTCGCAAGTAAACCGAAGCGTCCCGCAGCTGCCCCGAAGGTGCGGGGAAAGCCCTGGATCCATTTGCTCAGCGCGTCGCGTCGTCGTTGCATCCAGCCCTTCCGGCGCCTCGTTCTGCGGTCCCGAGTTCGGCCGGTTGCGGCAAGCTGGGCAATCACTGCATCATCGCGCCGACGCCGAGGACCGCTTGACCGTCATGGCGGCTGCGCACGAACATCGCGGAGCGCCCATGGATAACCGGTTTTTCCCATTGGTCGTCGTGACGGCCATGCTCGCCCTGGGAATGACCCTCACCGTCGCCGACTTCCGGCGGGCCGCCGCACTGAGGCGCCCGCTCGCGGTCGCCTTGATCTGCCAGGCGATTGTGCTGCCGTCGTTCTGCCTGCTGATCGCCGAAGCATTCAACCTCCCGCCGAAGCTCGCGGTGGGGCTGATGCTGATATCCGCCGTACCCGGCGGCCTGTTGGCCAACGTCTTCAGCCACTTGGTCAATGGCGACCTTGCACTCAATCTCACGCTCACCGCGATCAACGCCGTCATCTCGATCGCCTCCCTACCGGCGATCCTGGCGTTTTCAATCACCTGGTTCACCGGGGAGGGCAGGAGTATCCCCCTTCAGCTGGACAAGTTCGTCGCAGTGGTCGGACTGGTGATCGTCCCCACCGCAGTCGGTGTCGCGATTCGCGAACGCTTCCCCGACCTGGCCCGTCGCTTGAAGCGGCCGGTCCGCGTCGCCGCCGCCACGCTGCTGGTAGCCGTCTCTGTGGCGGCGATCGCTGGTGGTCGAACGACACTGCTGACCAACCTGGGCGCCCTCACCGGCGCCGTGGTGTCGTTCGCCACCGTCAGCCTGACTGTTGGTTATCTCGTGCCGCGGTGGATGAAACTCGCCCCGCGGCAGGCTATCGCCATCAGTCTCGAAATCGGGATGCACAACGCGATGGTGGCCACCGCGATAGCGCTGAGCCCGCAGCTCCTCGACAGCGCAGAAATCGGTACGGTGCCGGCGCTGTACGGCGTCATAGCGCCGGTTATCGCTCTGCTGCTTGTCGCCACGGTGCGCGGCCTCGATCCCGCCTACCGTAAGGTGCCCCAATCCGGCGCCGTCGACGCAACGGGCCAGGCGCTGTCGCCGAAGCCCGGTGACGATGCGCGGCCGGCGTCCGAAGCGGTAGCCGGCTAGAACGCTCCGGCAGCGCCGCGAACGGCGTTTGGTCCAGCGAATTTCCCACTGCACCTTGCGATCCGCGGTAGCACTCAATAATGTTCTCGACAAAAGTAGTCACTTGACTACTGGCAGGTCAAAGTGAAAGGCGACACCGAGATGAGTCAGGCCCAGCGCCCACCACAGGATGCACCCAATGTCGTGGTGATCCTGCTCGACGACCTCGGATTCGCTCAATTCGGCTGCTACGGTTCGGATATCGCGACGCCGGCGATCGACCGCCTGGCTGCCGGCGGCCTGCGATACAACCGGTTTCATGTGACCGCCCTGTGCTCGCCGACTCGGGCGGCGCTGCTGACCGGCCGTAACCACCACGCAGTCGGAATGGGGTTCCTCGCCGATCTGCCCACCACGCATCCGGGCTACACCGCGCACATTCCCCGCTCGGCAGCAACGCTGCCACGCATCCTGCGCGACGCGGGCTGGAGCACTCTGGCCACCGGCAAATGGCATCTGGTGCCGCGCGGTGAACGTGGCGGGGCGGGACCTTACGACCAATGGCCGCTGGGATTGGGATTCGAACGCTATTACGGCTTTCTGCGGGGCGACGCCAATCAATGGGCGCCGGAACTGGTTCGCGACAATTCGTTCGTCGAGCCACCCGCCCGGCCCGATGAGGGATACCACCTGACCGAAGACCTCGCCGACGAAGCGATCCGGATGGTGCTCAGCCAACAGGCCAGCGCCCCGGGCAAGCCGTTCTTCCTCTACTTCACCCCGGGTGCCATGCACTCACCTCACCACGTGGAGCGGTCGTGGGCCGACGCCTACGCCGGCAGGTTCGACGTCGGGTGGGACCGCTGGCGAGACCAACTGTTCGCTCGTCAAGTGGAGTCCGGCGTCATCCCGGCCACGACCGCCTTGACCCCCCGACCGCCTTGGGTGCCTGCCTGGGATGACCTCAGCGCGGACGAACGACGGCTGTATGCCCGAATGCACGAGGTTTACGCCGGCTTCCTCAGCCACACCGACGCGCAGATCGGCCGGGTGGTTGATGCCCTCGAACGCCTTGGGGTACTTGACAACACGCTGATCCTGTTGATGTCCGACAACGGCGCCAGCGCCGAGGGCGGCGTATCCGGAACCGTCAACGAGCATCGGTTCACCCATCGGGTGCGCGACGACCTCGCCGAGAACCTCGCGCAGCTCGATGACTGGGGCGGACCACTGACCTACCCGCACTACGCATGGGGATGGGCGTGGGCCGGTAATACGCCCTTTCGGCTGTGGAAGCGCTACACCTGGCTCGGCGGTACCCGAGTGCCGTTCATCGCGCACTGGCCCAAGAAGATTCGTGAGGGTGGTGGCGTCCGTGGACAGTTCGCCCATGCGATCGACGTCCTTCCGACCGTGCTCGAGGCGTGCGGGGTGACCGTCCCGGAGTCCGTCGACGGGATTGCACAACAGCCCGTTCAGGGCGCCAGCCTGCTGCCGTCGTTCACCGATCCCGCTGCACCCAACCCGCGTTCGGTGCAGTACTTCGAAATGATGGGTTCGCGGGCGATCTTCGCCGACGGCTGGAAAGCCACCACCGACCACGTTCCGGTCGGCGTCATGGATGAAGACTTGCTGCTCACCGGAAGCCGTGACTTCGACACCGATCGGTGGTCGCT is a genomic window of Mycolicibacter heraklionensis containing:
- a CDS encoding bile acid:sodium symporter family protein; protein product: MAAAHEHRGAPMDNRFFPLVVVTAMLALGMTLTVADFRRAAALRRPLAVALICQAIVLPSFCLLIAEAFNLPPKLAVGLMLISAVPGGLLANVFSHLVNGDLALNLTLTAINAVISIASLPAILAFSITWFTGEGRSIPLQLDKFVAVVGLVIVPTAVGVAIRERFPDLARRLKRPVRVAAATLLVAVSVAAIAGGRTTLLTNLGALTGAVVSFATVSLTVGYLVPRWMKLAPRQAIAISLEIGMHNAMVATAIALSPQLLDSAEIGTVPALYGVIAPVIALLLVATVRGLDPAYRKVPQSGAVDATGQALSPKPGDDARPASEAVAG
- a CDS encoding arylsulfatase — protein: MSQAQRPPQDAPNVVVILLDDLGFAQFGCYGSDIATPAIDRLAAGGLRYNRFHVTALCSPTRAALLTGRNHHAVGMGFLADLPTTHPGYTAHIPRSAATLPRILRDAGWSTLATGKWHLVPRGERGGAGPYDQWPLGLGFERYYGFLRGDANQWAPELVRDNSFVEPPARPDEGYHLTEDLADEAIRMVLSQQASAPGKPFFLYFTPGAMHSPHHVERSWADAYAGRFDVGWDRWRDQLFARQVESGVIPATTALTPRPPWVPAWDDLSADERRLYARMHEVYAGFLSHTDAQIGRVVDALERLGVLDNTLILLMSDNGASAEGGVSGTVNEHRFTHRVRDDLAENLAQLDDWGGPLTYPHYAWGWAWAGNTPFRLWKRYTWLGGTRVPFIAHWPKKIREGGGVRGQFAHAIDVLPTVLEACGVTVPESVDGIAQQPVQGASLLPSFTDPAAPNPRSVQYFEMMGSRAIFADGWKATTDHVPVGVMDEDLLLTGSRDFDTDRWSLFRLDDDFSESHDLADHHPDVVEQLKEQWSNEAAVNNVLPLLDSLIGRLAAAAQPPYPIGLKTTLYPQAGPVLDEALPMLAGGGHILADVDVPQDIPSGVLFAIGDRNGGLAGYVIDGRLQVAVALPSGTVKLQSDRPLPPGRHLVGCVLRLVSGGAAIDAVVDGAVVATAATDHALPFIWQHGGTHLTLGYDRGLPVADDYQPPFAWNGSLHAVHVQAGQAELDQIDALRVALQSD